The following coding sequences lie in one Myxococcus xanthus genomic window:
- the moaD gene encoding molybdopterin converting factor subunit 1 translates to MRITVLYFAAARERTGQVRESLDVPEGSHVRDVLRLLTARYAALAPLLPHLRVAVDQEFVGPDAPVRDGAEVALIPPVAGGAPEKFLVVDRPLRLEEVVEAVTGESYGGLVTFSGSVRNQTKGRRVLRLEYEAYAPMAEKKLAEIGAEAAERFPGVRLSIIHRVGTLVPGELAVVIAAASPHRKEAFGGCEYAIERLKQDVPIWKKEFFEDGEVWVGLGP, encoded by the coding sequence CTGCGCATCACCGTCCTCTACTTCGCAGCGGCGCGCGAGCGCACCGGGCAGGTGCGTGAGTCCCTGGACGTGCCCGAGGGCTCGCACGTGCGGGACGTGTTGCGACTGTTGACCGCGAGGTACGCGGCGCTGGCGCCACTCCTGCCGCACCTTCGCGTGGCCGTGGACCAGGAGTTCGTCGGTCCGGATGCCCCGGTGCGTGATGGGGCGGAGGTGGCGCTGATTCCACCCGTGGCGGGAGGCGCACCGGAGAAGTTCCTGGTGGTGGACCGTCCCCTGCGGCTGGAAGAGGTGGTGGAGGCCGTCACCGGGGAGTCGTACGGCGGGCTGGTGACGTTCAGCGGCTCCGTGCGCAACCAGACGAAGGGCCGCCGCGTGTTGCGCTTGGAGTACGAGGCCTACGCGCCCATGGCGGAGAAGAAGCTGGCGGAGATTGGCGCGGAGGCCGCGGAGCGGTTTCCCGGCGTGCGCCTGTCCATCATCCACCGCGTGGGAACGCTGGTGCCCGGTGAGCTGGCCGTCGTCATCGCCGCGGCGTCGCCGCACCGGAAGGAGGCGTTCGGTGGCTGCGAGTACGCCATCGAGCGGCTCAAGCAGGACGTCCCCATCTGGAAGAAGGAGTTCTTCGAGGATGGGGAGGTCTGGGTCGGCCTGGGGCCCTGA